From the Lysobacter sp. FW306-1B-D06B genome, one window contains:
- a CDS encoding DUF3653 domain-containing protein — protein sequence MNFDFEDEWYGWRLRGRHLVSEDGQRMTVERLRGLMWRDKMELRLKGYASRRAAEEARQSASRRQLVKVVVVQLADVRHRGVAAS from the coding sequence ATGAACTTCGACTTTGAGGACGAATGGTACGGATGGCGGCTGCGAGGCCGCCATCTCGTTTCTGAGGACGGCCAACGCATGACGGTCGAACGCCTGCGCGGTTTGATGTGGCGCGACAAGATGGAGCTGCGCCTTAAGGGGTACGCAAGCCGGCGCGCTGCCGAGGAAGCCCGGCAATCAGCCTCACGTCGGCAGCTGGTCAAAGTTGTCGTAGTCCAGCTTGCGGACGTGCGTCATCGAGGCGTCGCAGCATCTTGA
- a CDS encoding DUF3653 domain-containing protein, whose product MHRPPCWIEGQPCPNECAAADYQRRVLNQLELTGPWQGWRLAGRDLVSPDGQRISPERLRGLIFRQSMDERRERARARRQPKNQLVRVVLVDLAQYRLNGSDAA is encoded by the coding sequence GTGCACCGGCCGCCTTGCTGGATCGAAGGTCAGCCCTGTCCCAACGAATGCGCTGCTGCTGACTACCAGCGGCGCGTTCTCAATCAACTGGAACTCACCGGGCCATGGCAAGGATGGCGACTGGCTGGCCGTGACCTGGTGAGCCCGGACGGCCAACGCATCAGCCCTGAACGATTGCGCGGGCTGATCTTTCGGCAGTCGATGGACGAACGTCGCGAACGCGCCCGGGCGCGACGGCAGCCGAAGAACCAGCTCGTCCGCGTCGTGCTCGTGGATTTGGCGCAGTACAGGCTCAACGGCAGCGACGCCGCCTAA
- a CDS encoding response regulator transcription factor, whose product MNLLVFTPVRLLGDGLAASLASRRGVVVRAVVNAFADLHAAIQAHDVDLMLIDVTQGIDLSEVRAIAQAHPDILLVALGLDEQRQNVIRCGRAGFTGYVPRDASIEELCNALSDVVHGRLACPAEISCGLLRALFRMNESPDDPGVTGKQLSRRECDVMHLIERGLSNKEIARELCLSVSTVKHHVHHILEKLELSRRTQAMHRAREEPWIAQPEAVKHLEDRGRAP is encoded by the coding sequence ATGAACCTGCTGGTATTCACCCCTGTGCGACTCCTTGGCGATGGCCTGGCGGCTTCGCTCGCCTCCCGCCGCGGCGTTGTCGTTCGCGCCGTTGTCAACGCATTCGCTGATCTGCACGCCGCCATCCAGGCGCACGACGTCGATCTGATGCTGATCGATGTCACGCAGGGCATCGACCTGTCGGAGGTGCGCGCGATCGCGCAGGCGCACCCGGACATCCTGTTGGTGGCACTCGGGCTGGACGAACAGCGTCAGAACGTCATCCGCTGCGGCCGGGCCGGCTTCACCGGTTACGTGCCGCGCGATGCTTCGATCGAAGAGCTGTGCAACGCGCTGTCGGACGTGGTGCACGGCCGCCTCGCCTGCCCTGCCGAGATTTCGTGCGGCCTGTTACGCGCCTTGTTCCGGATGAATGAATCGCCCGACGACCCTGGCGTGACGGGCAAGCAGCTCAGTCGGCGCGAATGCGACGTGATGCACTTGATCGAGCGCGGCCTGTCGAACAAGGAAATCGCGCGAGAACTGTGCCTGAGCGTGTCCACGGTGAAGCACCACGTGCACCACATCCTGGAGAAGCTGGAGTTGTCGCGGCGCACGCAGGCGATGCATCGCGCGCGCGAGGAGCCATGGATTGCGCAGCCGGAAGCGGTGAAGCATCTGGAGGATCGCGGACGGGCTCCGTGA
- a CDS encoding DUF3653 domain-containing protein, whose product MHRPPCWIEGQPCPNECAAADYQRRVLNQLELTGPWQGWRLAGRDLVSPDGQRISPERLRGLIFRQSMDERRERARARRQPKNQLVRVVLVDLAQYRLNGSDAA is encoded by the coding sequence GTGCACCGGCCGCCTTGCTGGATCGAAGGTCAGCCCTGTCCCAACGAATGCGCTGCTGCTGACTACCAGCGGCGCGTTCTCAATCAACTGGAACTCACCGGGCCATGGCAAGGATGGCGACTGGCTGGCCGTGACCTGGTGAGCCCGGACGGCCAACGCATCAGCCCTGAACGATTGCGCGGGCTGATCTTTCGGCAGTCGATGGACGAACGTCGCGAACGCGCCCGGGCGCGACGGCAGCCGAAGAACCAGCTCGTCCGCGTCGTGCTCGTGGATTTGGCGCAGTACAGACTCAACGGCAGCGACGCCGCCTAA
- a CDS encoding zonular occludens toxin domain-containing protein, giving the protein MLKLVTGQPGHGKTAYAIDCALKLKAEGRVVYAHGIKDLDYDKIGFQRIEDPTKWQDLPDGSVLILDECYTTFPNRNPGAKVPDHVEAMARHRHRGFDFILIAQQGLQLDPFLRGLYEEHVHVRKKLGKVTKLLRWSQYQTNVKAQCADAANWVRPAHVFQYYTSTVLDTAKMHIPMWAKLLALSAVVLVAVLWYFSHRWKSKIDAYTAAETPIAETAGFAPRGVSHRGAGPANEGPRWETRTDYATDHLPRFATMPWTARVFDQRQVVSDPQLICMSSMPGRDVDGREREASCTCLTEQGTLYEMSQPECRRIARFGPVYNPYRTQQAVAQQPPSGGVGGSPPTAMAAIDAAPTGAILSSTQVTGYGDIGARRIESAPR; this is encoded by the coding sequence GTGCTCAAGCTCGTCACCGGCCAACCCGGCCACGGAAAGACCGCGTACGCCATCGACTGCGCGTTGAAGCTCAAGGCCGAGGGCCGCGTCGTCTACGCGCACGGCATCAAGGACCTTGACTACGACAAGATCGGTTTCCAGCGCATCGAAGACCCGACGAAGTGGCAGGACCTTCCTGACGGCTCGGTGCTGATTCTCGACGAGTGCTACACGACGTTTCCGAATCGCAACCCGGGCGCGAAGGTGCCGGATCACGTCGAAGCGATGGCGCGCCATCGTCATCGCGGTTTCGATTTCATCCTGATCGCGCAGCAAGGGTTGCAGTTGGACCCGTTCCTGCGCGGCCTGTACGAAGAGCACGTGCACGTGCGCAAAAAGCTGGGCAAGGTCACCAAGCTGCTGCGCTGGTCGCAGTATCAGACGAACGTCAAGGCGCAATGCGCGGACGCGGCGAATTGGGTGCGCCCGGCGCACGTGTTCCAGTACTACACGAGCACGGTGCTCGACACCGCGAAAATGCACATTCCGATGTGGGCCAAGCTGCTGGCGCTCTCGGCGGTCGTACTCGTCGCAGTGCTCTGGTACTTCTCGCACCGCTGGAAATCGAAGATCGACGCGTATACCGCAGCGGAGACACCGATTGCGGAGACTGCGGGGTTCGCGCCTCGGGGCGTGTCGCACCGAGGTGCGGGACCCGCGAATGAAGGGCCGCGATGGGAAACGCGAACCGACTACGCGACCGATCATCTACCTCGATTCGCGACGATGCCGTGGACTGCGCGTGTGTTCGATCAGCGACAGGTCGTCTCCGATCCGCAGCTTATATGCATGTCGTCGATGCCAGGACGAGACGTGGACGGCCGCGAACGCGAAGCCAGCTGCACGTGCTTGACAGAGCAGGGCACGCTATACGAGATGTCGCAGCCGGAGTGCCGCCGAATCGCCCGCTTCGGTCCGGTCTACAACCCGTACAGGACGCAACAGGCTGTCGCACAGCAGCCGCCGAGTGGGGGTGTAGGGGGTTCACCCCCTACGGCTATGGCGGCGATAGACGCCGCTCCTACAGGTGCAATCCTCAGCTCGACACAGGTGACCGGTTACGGCGATATCGGAGCCCGACGCATCGAGTCCGCCCCTCGATAA
- a CDS encoding zonular occludens toxin domain-containing protein — MIYWYTGQPGHGKTLHAIDHAIDFRNEGRLVYVCNVRGFEHEKARMLPMSPEQFRNWMDFLPDGAVAVVDEAYEHEMLPKRPAGSKVPAHVQQLAKHRHRGLDFIFVSQSPAKQVDEFVHDLIERHIHVRRRFGLPFAHLRVFDRFERNPEKGHPLHLKRVKLPKRPMGLYESTVMDTTDRKIPWYYPAAFVLLAAVVAGGVYAMSDVKDKLSGESHAVVAAPKAKAKEDGAGATADAAVAASPRALRDTDYVAWLTPRIGGQPWTAPAYDALEIPRNNPPRVFCMASGHDGHAGCSCLTEQGTRYVIEQNRCRLIATDGQYEPFIDTNRGNLQRMDEVSQRARLDTPHGGVGGPPPTDTPLSGATMSAPQVSGYGDIGAVRAEPAS, encoded by the coding sequence ATGATCTACTGGTACACGGGACAGCCTGGACACGGCAAGACGCTGCACGCGATCGATCACGCCATCGACTTCCGCAACGAAGGCCGGCTGGTCTACGTGTGCAACGTGCGCGGCTTCGAGCACGAGAAGGCGCGCATGCTGCCGATGTCGCCGGAGCAATTCCGGAACTGGATGGACTTCCTGCCTGATGGTGCCGTAGCCGTCGTCGACGAAGCCTACGAGCACGAGATGCTCCCGAAGCGCCCGGCCGGCTCGAAGGTGCCCGCGCACGTGCAGCAGCTGGCGAAGCACCGGCACCGCGGCCTAGATTTCATCTTCGTGTCGCAGTCGCCGGCCAAGCAGGTGGACGAGTTCGTGCATGACCTGATTGAGCGCCATATCCACGTGCGCCGCCGCTTCGGCCTGCCGTTCGCGCACCTGCGGGTGTTCGACCGTTTCGAGCGCAACCCGGAGAAGGGCCACCCGCTGCACCTGAAACGCGTCAAGCTGCCCAAGCGCCCGATGGGCCTATACGAGTCCACGGTGATGGACACCACGGACCGCAAGATTCCGTGGTATTACCCGGCCGCGTTCGTCCTGCTCGCCGCCGTCGTGGCCGGTGGCGTTTACGCGATGTCCGACGTAAAGGACAAGCTCAGCGGTGAATCGCACGCCGTGGTAGCAGCACCGAAGGCGAAGGCGAAGGAGGACGGAGCGGGAGCGACGGCCGACGCCGCCGTAGCCGCATCCCCACGCGCTCTACGAGACACCGATTACGTCGCGTGGCTCACTCCGAGGATCGGCGGGCAGCCTTGGACTGCGCCCGCGTACGACGCACTCGAAATCCCGCGCAACAACCCGCCGCGCGTGTTCTGCATGGCCTCCGGCCACGACGGGCACGCGGGCTGTAGTTGCCTGACGGAGCAGGGCACGCGTTACGTCATTGAGCAGAACCGGTGCCGCCTGATCGCCACCGACGGCCAGTACGAGCCCTTCATCGACACCAACCGGGGCAACCTGCAGCGCATGGACGAGGTCAGTCAACGGGCCCGCCTGGACACGCCGCACGGGGGTGTAGGGGGCCCGCCCCCTACGGATACGCCTCTCTCCGGTGCAACGATGAGTGCGCCCCAAGTGAGCGGTTATGGCGACATCGGAGCCGTACGCGCCGAGCCTGCATCCTGA
- a CDS encoding TonB family protein translates to MDSRNTILFAVSLIPFAAFAADTKSATSCVPAPPIRAPAYPPDLAIKGINGTVVLTLIIDDCGRVLDAKVKTPDRPTFNKAALASVKGASVVPSLTTKPQAGETDYTVSFNMNPQRYEYREIDWPKSHARPRYELQPSDAEFADAAAVDAAFPFDPANSWKPPYPGVRSRFIQTGTPEAREFWLVIFKDREPNLAAHYRPVMKDGEPVVQLSVLCSDTAANCNQATTKLLEGLPNAKAR, encoded by the coding sequence ATGGATAGTCGCAACACAATTCTGTTCGCTGTTTCGCTAATCCCGTTTGCCGCGTTCGCAGCCGACACGAAGTCCGCTACTTCATGCGTCCCGGCGCCACCCATCCGCGCGCCGGCATATCCGCCGGACCTCGCGATCAAGGGGATCAACGGTACCGTGGTGCTGACGTTGATCATTGATGATTGCGGGCGCGTACTCGATGCGAAGGTGAAAACGCCAGACCGTCCTACTTTCAACAAGGCCGCACTCGCTTCGGTGAAAGGTGCCAGTGTCGTACCTAGCCTCACGACAAAGCCCCAGGCGGGGGAAACGGATTACACCGTTTCATTCAACATGAACCCCCAGCGATACGAATACCGGGAAATCGACTGGCCGAAGTCACATGCACGCCCTCGTTACGAGTTGCAGCCGTCGGACGCTGAATTCGCTGATGCGGCCGCAGTAGACGCAGCGTTTCCTTTCGATCCGGCGAACTCTTGGAAACCACCTTATCCGGGGGTACGCAGCCGCTTCATCCAGACCGGCACTCCGGAAGCCAGGGAATTCTGGCTGGTCATCTTCAAGGACCGCGAACCTAATTTGGCCGCGCACTACCGACCCGTGATGAAGGATGGCGAGCCGGTGGTGCAGCTGTCGGTGCTCTGCAGCGATACCGCTGCCAACTGCAACCAAGCTACGACGAAGTTGCTCGAGGGTTTGCCCAATGCCAAGGCGCGGTAG
- a CDS encoding Hsp70 family protein, with protein MRIGIDFGTSYSAAGAVIEGKLQLIQFGADQQFRTTVFFPQRLPDLSEFELTDALQDEIQKLTGEFRRDQSKRHAELRARREEAMRRPEPQRTHELSMIPSPRVRTDLELERDARALVRRRWAAEEMRKAMLEGADLQQALYGEEAVDAFIEGSAGQLVVSPKSMLGYRLEARARDTLLGIATQLLRHIRLTASAQLGCDVRAAILGRPVRFRSSMKEAGGVQALEILTDASYAAGFDEVEFLEEPAAAAYGYHQGSERPRRTLILDIGGGTTDMAVADVGGPGAAPIVHGSWGEPVGGTDVDIELSMRSVMPLFGKGVTDTPVHRFYEASAVQDLQRQAKFRETSFEHVVAPYGHRLETLKEAGHAVRLNRAVERAKIRLSEASNVTLGLDFIEAGLLAHIDAQRLSDAATPFLFQLRSLMERARAELNAPPETVYLTGGMSRSPYVPLLVKEIFPDAELVAGNASLGVVTGLAHAAASHRSDQK; from the coding sequence ATGCGCATTGGGATTGATTTCGGCACGAGCTATTCGGCTGCCGGCGCCGTCATCGAGGGCAAATTGCAGTTGATCCAGTTCGGTGCCGACCAGCAGTTTCGGACCACCGTGTTCTTTCCGCAGCGGCTTCCGGACCTGTCCGAGTTCGAGCTCACCGACGCCCTGCAGGACGAGATCCAGAAGCTGACCGGCGAGTTCCGGCGAGACCAGTCCAAGCGACATGCGGAGCTCCGCGCACGTCGCGAAGAAGCGATGAGGCGGCCGGAACCGCAGCGGACCCATGAGCTGAGCATGATCCCCTCGCCTCGCGTTCGAACGGATCTGGAACTGGAAAGGGATGCTCGCGCGCTCGTGCGCCGCCGCTGGGCCGCCGAGGAGATGCGCAAGGCGATGCTGGAAGGCGCGGACCTGCAGCAGGCGTTGTACGGCGAGGAAGCGGTCGATGCCTTCATCGAGGGCAGCGCAGGCCAGTTGGTGGTTTCGCCGAAGTCGATGCTGGGCTACAGGCTGGAAGCACGTGCGCGCGACACGTTGCTGGGCATCGCCACGCAGTTGCTCCGGCACATCCGGCTCACCGCCAGCGCCCAGCTCGGTTGCGACGTTAGGGCGGCGATTCTGGGGCGTCCGGTGCGTTTTCGCAGCTCCATGAAGGAGGCTGGCGGAGTGCAGGCACTGGAGATCCTCACGGACGCGTCGTATGCCGCCGGCTTTGACGAAGTCGAATTCCTCGAAGAGCCGGCCGCGGCGGCGTATGGCTATCACCAGGGCAGCGAACGCCCTCGCCGGACGTTGATCCTCGATATCGGTGGCGGAACGACGGACATGGCCGTTGCCGATGTCGGCGGGCCAGGGGCTGCGCCCATCGTGCATGGCTCATGGGGCGAGCCGGTCGGCGGCACCGACGTGGACATCGAGTTGAGCATGCGCAGCGTCATGCCGCTGTTCGGCAAGGGAGTGACGGACACGCCGGTGCATCGGTTCTACGAGGCGTCGGCCGTGCAGGATCTGCAACGCCAGGCGAAGTTTCGCGAGACGTCGTTCGAGCACGTCGTCGCTCCCTATGGCCATCGGCTTGAGACCTTGAAGGAAGCAGGTCACGCCGTGCGCCTGAATCGCGCCGTCGAGCGCGCCAAGATTCGACTGAGCGAAGCCAGCAACGTGACGCTGGGGCTCGACTTCATAGAGGCCGGTCTGCTCGCGCACATCGATGCGCAACGATTGAGCGACGCGGCAACGCCCTTCCTGTTCCAGTTGCGCTCGTTGATGGAGCGTGCCCGTGCCGAACTGAACGCACCGCCGGAGACGGTCTATCTCACAGGCGGCATGTCACGCTCGCCTTACGTGCCGCTGCTCGTCAAAGAGATCTTCCCGGACGCCGAACTGGTGGCCGGCAATGCATCGCTGGGCGTGGTGACGGGACTGGCTCACGCGGCGGCCAGCCACAGAAGCGACCAGAAGTAG
- a CDS encoding DUF2523 family protein — MSAIGEIIAGVAGKIFNVFKVGAGIIVARILGAFGLSLVSLNAILPSLKDYLTSYANLIPPKGLEFLGAVGMDVFMSCVLSALTIRLATKIFILPTSVANQLPGGGQ, encoded by the coding sequence GTGAGCGCGATTGGCGAAATCATTGCGGGCGTAGCCGGCAAGATCTTCAACGTCTTCAAGGTCGGCGCGGGCATCATCGTCGCGCGCATCCTCGGCGCGTTCGGCCTCAGCCTCGTGTCGCTCAATGCGATCCTGCCCAGCCTGAAGGACTACCTGACGAGCTACGCGAACCTGATACCGCCGAAGGGGCTGGAATTCCTCGGCGCGGTCGGGATGGATGTTTTCATGTCGTGCGTGCTCTCTGCGCTCACGATCCGACTCGCAACGAAGATCTTCATTCTTCCGACCTCCGTTGCTAACCAGCTGCCGGGGGGCGGGCAATGA
- a CDS encoding replication initiation factor domain-containing protein, translated as MSRPLVAFAVAGLPTTNRGVSPSDRLDLIPLTTVSVDWMAASVDLAEVLAHQGHLKTWEIFNDLNGYGFQTQQVAACVFASLLAGSDLHLCKEQRKGTFYKWRHHLISTSGEKVGQIEFGGPHTMRQDGTPTARVELTGKGCRLYEGAAEGDHAERWSRLRAQLASVAGRLSRLDIAFDDFAGTYNLAHAVKLWQSGKFDARGQTPDLESVNHAKGQKGDTIYIGSRASEKFLRVYEKGKEQGDETSVWVRWEAQFKASSRKELDLDMLTAPADFMRGAYKALTFISETLRRLDLTKEQAAANIHSALKHLRRQYGKTLNFLKQTFPDDEALGAFLINVTRPGLPDWSWQYLSPDGYLSVLDAMRIDRQPVAASLH; from the coding sequence ATGAGCCGCCCGCTCGTCGCTTTCGCCGTGGCTGGACTCCCCACTACTAACAGGGGAGTCAGTCCTTCAGATCGCCTCGACCTCATCCCGCTGACCACGGTGTCTGTTGACTGGATGGCCGCGTCCGTCGATCTGGCCGAAGTGCTCGCCCATCAGGGCCACCTCAAGACGTGGGAAATCTTCAATGACCTCAACGGCTATGGATTCCAAACCCAGCAAGTCGCCGCGTGCGTCTTCGCGTCGCTCCTCGCCGGCTCCGACTTGCACCTCTGCAAAGAGCAGCGCAAAGGCACGTTCTACAAGTGGCGTCACCACCTCATCAGCACCAGCGGCGAAAAGGTCGGGCAAATCGAGTTCGGTGGCCCGCACACCATGCGCCAGGACGGAACCCCAACAGCTCGTGTTGAACTTACGGGTAAGGGCTGCCGTCTGTATGAAGGCGCAGCGGAAGGCGACCATGCGGAGCGGTGGTCGCGTTTGCGAGCGCAGCTCGCAAGCGTAGCCGGACGACTCTCCCGCCTCGATATCGCTTTCGACGATTTCGCCGGTACGTACAACCTCGCCCACGCGGTGAAGCTGTGGCAGTCCGGCAAGTTCGACGCACGCGGGCAAACGCCCGACCTCGAAAGCGTGAACCACGCGAAGGGACAGAAGGGCGACACGATCTACATCGGCTCGCGCGCCTCCGAAAAGTTCCTGCGCGTGTACGAGAAAGGCAAAGAGCAGGGCGACGAAACCTCGGTGTGGGTGCGCTGGGAAGCGCAGTTCAAAGCATCGAGTCGCAAAGAGCTCGACCTCGACATGCTCACCGCGCCCGCCGACTTCATGCGCGGCGCGTACAAGGCGCTCACCTTCATCAGCGAAACGCTGCGCCGCCTCGATCTGACGAAAGAACAGGCTGCCGCGAACATCCACAGCGCGCTGAAACACCTGCGCCGCCAGTACGGCAAGACGCTCAACTTCCTGAAGCAAACCTTCCCCGATGACGAAGCGCTAGGTGCGTTTCTCATCAACGTGACCCGGCCGGGGCTCCCGGATTGGTCATGGCAGTACCTGAGCCCCGATGGCTACCTGTCCGTGTTGGATGCCATGCGCATCGACCGTCAGCCGGTGGCCGCATCCCTTCACTGA
- a CDS encoding DUF4124 domain-containing protein: protein MLLLAALMCDSASAQVVNKCMGKGGAVHYYSGPCPAGYQHAKTWDATPEQPPTNEELWRRYYQRKQGEADSRYLSQLAGTRSGAGGHHVRQDGARNAAACDAAKASRESTLAAVGMRRTYELLQQLDANVREACK, encoded by the coding sequence ATGCTGCTGCTCGCCGCACTGATGTGCGACAGCGCTTCGGCGCAGGTGGTGAATAAGTGCATGGGGAAGGGCGGGGCAGTGCACTACTACAGCGGCCCTTGTCCGGCTGGCTATCAGCACGCCAAGACTTGGGATGCAACGCCGGAACAGCCGCCCACCAATGAAGAACTCTGGCGGCGCTACTACCAGCGAAAGCAAGGCGAGGCCGATTCCCGCTACTTATCTCAGCTTGCCGGTACTCGTTCCGGCGCGGGCGGTCACCATGTGCGCCAGGATGGAGCACGTAATGCTGCCGCGTGTGATGCAGCGAAGGCGTCGCGAGAAAGCACTTTGGCTGCGGTAGGAATGCGCAGAACTTACGAACTCTTGCAGCAACTGGACGCGAACGTGCGCGAGGCGTGCAAGTGA
- a CDS encoding single-stranded DNA-binding protein — translation MRIEIKSGTSTNHRQGNNGKTYGEQQAALHTPGSDFPIPFKVNCEVGFEKKPGFYRFGPGSFGTDKFGNLVIGRVALEPEVAASTTKAA, via the coding sequence ATGCGCATCGAAATCAAGAGCGGCACCTCGACCAACCATCGCCAGGGCAACAACGGCAAGACCTACGGCGAGCAGCAGGCCGCACTGCACACGCCGGGCAGCGACTTCCCGATTCCCTTCAAGGTCAACTGCGAAGTGGGCTTCGAGAAGAAGCCGGGCTTCTACCGCTTCGGCCCCGGCAGCTTCGGCACCGACAAGTTCGGCAACCTCGTGATCGGTCGCGTCGCGCTGGAGCCGGAAGTCGCCGCGTCCACCACGAAGGCCGCCTAA
- a CDS encoding GFA family protein gives MITGRCLCGAVRYESPGPGLFSIVCHCRDCQRASGSGGVPVLGVPRVSFASVGPIKQVRTKGGSGHAAVRNICIDCGSLLFGTPESAPELVTIYAGSLDDSATFLPDAALFVSQRPPWAALALPLAEHQRMPDDE, from the coding sequence GTGATCACAGGTCGCTGTCTCTGCGGTGCGGTTCGATACGAGTCGCCAGGCCCGGGCTTGTTCTCCATCGTGTGCCACTGCCGGGACTGCCAGCGTGCGTCCGGAAGCGGTGGCGTCCCCGTGCTCGGCGTACCGCGGGTATCGTTTGCGAGTGTCGGGCCGATCAAACAGGTTCGAACCAAAGGCGGCAGCGGCCATGCCGCCGTTCGCAATATCTGCATAGATTGCGGAAGTCTGCTGTTCGGCACTCCAGAGTCGGCTCCCGAGCTGGTCACCATCTACGCGGGCAGCCTCGACGATTCTGCGACATTCCTGCCAGACGCAGCCTTATTCGTCAGCCAGCGTCCGCCGTGGGCTGCTCTGGCACTGCCCCTGGCAGAACATCAGCGGATGCCGGACGACGAGTGA
- a CDS encoding DUF2523 family protein — protein sequence MPMIIGALVAALINAARMYLPGIVGRVLLAFGIGFVTHKLAMPALLGMLQSQVNMLPAVLRAYFGAIGLDVCATMIFSALAARMAQKTILKKLET from the coding sequence ATGCCCATGATTATCGGCGCGCTCGTTGCCGCGCTCATCAACGCCGCGCGTATGTACCTGCCCGGCATCGTCGGCCGCGTGCTGCTCGCATTCGGTATCGGCTTCGTGACGCACAAGCTCGCGATGCCGGCGCTGCTCGGCATGCTTCAGTCGCAAGTGAACATGCTCCCGGCCGTGTTGCGCGCGTACTTCGGCGCGATCGGTCTGGACGTGTGCGCCACGATGATTTTCTCGGCTCTGGCTGCGCGCATGGCGCAGAAAACTATTCTGAAGAAGTTGGAGACCTGA
- a CDS encoding arylsulfatase produces the protein MATKKPNIVIIWGDDIGQTNISAYSDGLMGYSTPNIDRVASEGIRFTDYYAEQSCTAGRSSFITGQCGFRTGNTKVGMPGAAQGLQHRDVTIATLLKAQGYATGQFGKNHLGDRNEHLPTVHGFDEFYGALYHLNASEEPELPDYPPAKDFPKFLENYGPRNVLDCKATDKDDLTVDPRFGKVGKQTIKDAGPLTKKRMETCDDEFAERAVDFLKRQHKAGKPVFLWVNFTHMHLRTHTKPESIGQSGRWQSPYHDAMIDHDKNVGTVLKALDDLGMADDTIVMYSTDNGPHMNTWPDGAMTPFRNEKNSNWEGAFRVPCMVRWPGHIKPGTICNEIVAHLDWSPTLLAAAGVPDMKEQLLKGMKVGDETFKVHLDGYNLLPLLTGKTKESPRKEFFYFNDDSELVGLRYDNWKFVFAEQRARGTLQVWCEPFTTLRFPKLFNLRTDPFERADVTSNTYFDWWFDHAFICVPAQHIVGEFLETFKEFPPSQEAGSFSLDLVMKKLAEGAAGSN, from the coding sequence ATGGCAACCAAGAAGCCGAACATTGTGATCATCTGGGGCGACGACATCGGCCAGACCAATATCAGTGCCTACTCCGATGGCCTGATGGGCTACAGCACGCCCAACATCGACAGGGTCGCCAGCGAAGGTATCCGGTTCACCGACTATTACGCCGAGCAGAGCTGCACGGCCGGGCGCTCCTCGTTCATCACCGGGCAGTGCGGCTTCCGCACCGGTAACACCAAGGTCGGCATGCCAGGGGCTGCGCAGGGCCTGCAGCACCGCGACGTAACCATCGCCACGTTGCTCAAGGCCCAAGGCTACGCCACCGGTCAGTTCGGCAAGAACCACCTGGGCGACCGCAACGAGCACCTGCCGACCGTGCATGGCTTCGACGAGTTCTACGGCGCGCTCTATCACCTGAACGCCTCCGAGGAACCCGAACTGCCGGACTATCCGCCGGCAAAGGATTTCCCGAAGTTTTTGGAGAACTACGGGCCGCGCAACGTGCTGGATTGCAAGGCCACGGACAAGGACGACCTGACGGTGGATCCGCGCTTCGGCAAAGTCGGCAAGCAGACGATCAAGGACGCCGGCCCGCTGACAAAGAAGCGGATGGAAACCTGCGACGACGAGTTCGCGGAGCGTGCCGTGGACTTTCTGAAACGCCAGCACAAGGCCGGCAAGCCGGTCTTCCTGTGGGTGAACTTCACCCATATGCACCTGCGCACGCACACCAAGCCCGAGAGCATCGGGCAGTCCGGCCGTTGGCAGAGCCCGTACCACGACGCGATGATCGACCACGACAAGAACGTCGGCACCGTGCTTAAGGCGCTGGACGACTTGGGCATGGCGGACGACACCATCGTCATGTATTCCACCGACAACGGCCCGCACATGAACACCTGGCCGGACGGTGCGATGACGCCGTTCCGCAACGAGAAGAACTCAAACTGGGAAGGCGCTTTCCGCGTCCCCTGCATGGTCCGGTGGCCTGGCCACATCAAGCCCGGAACGATCTGCAACGAGATCGTGGCGCACCTGGACTGGTCGCCGACGCTGCTGGCGGCGGCTGGCGTTCCGGACATGAAGGAGCAGTTGCTCAAGGGCATGAAGGTCGGCGATGAAACCTTCAAGGTGCACCTGGACGGCTACAACTTGCTCCCGCTGCTGACCGGCAAGACCAAGGAGAGCCCGCGCAAGGAGTTCTTCTACTTCAACGACGACTCCGAGCTGGTTGGTCTGCGCTACGACAACTGGAAGTTTGTCTTCGCGGAACAGCGCGCCAGGGGCACATTGCAGGTCTGGTGTGAGCCGTTCACGACGCTGCGGTTCCCGAAGCTGTTCAACCTGCGGACCGATCCGTTCGAGCGGGCGGATGTCACCTCGAACACGTACTTCGACTGGTGGTTCGACCACGCCTTCATCTGCGTTCCTGCCCAGCACATCGTCGGCGAGTTCCTCGAGACCTTCAAGGAGTTCCCGCCTAGCCAGGAGGCCGGCAGCTTCAGCTTGGACCTGGTGATGAAGAAGCTTGCGGAGGGTGCGGCTGGGAGCAACTGA